The Cyanobacteriota bacterium genome segment CTAAATCTGTTGCTGATGGAACACCCCACCCGTGGTTTAGACATTGAATCGACCCTGTGGGTGTGGCAGCAGTTGATTAGCCGCTGTCAATCGGGTACGGCAATCCTGTTCATGTCTGCTGACTTAGACGAAATTATGCAGTAT includes the following:
- a CDS encoding sugar ABC transporter ATP-binding protein, which codes for LNLLLMEHPTRGLDIESTLWVWQQLISRCQSGTAILFMSADLDEIMQYSDRVLVFSGGRISDPIPTHTLTVDKLGQAIGGRF